Proteins encoded by one window of Brienomyrus brachyistius isolate T26 chromosome 1, BBRACH_0.4, whole genome shotgun sequence:
- the LOC125734633 gene encoding tensin-like isoform X8 → MPSASFGLPAALAGRARTWVCLSCMFWPEEFDSVHSHTFRAKTFKRSKQCGMCKQTLFGDGLVCRVCRLTCHKRCEVKVNAPCVPTANYELLAGHHISLRHAETMSSIKSSTESRLKPSRTLSLIQGEENYDVDLLYITESIIVVAFPASAEEHSHSAHLKEVATMLRSKHGAHYLVINISEKRHDLTKLNPKVLDFGWPDHHAPALDKICTICKAMDTWLKADPHNVVVLHNKGNRGRTGVVVAAYMHYSNISASADQALDRFAMKHFYEDKVLPVGQPSQQRYVQYFSGLLSGQIKINNKPLFLHHVIMHGIPDFESRGGCRPFLKIYQAMQPIYTSGIYNVQGDSQTSICITIEPGLMLKGDILLKCYHKGFRGPARDVIFRVQFHTCAIHDLDVVFTKEELDESCRDERFPDCGRVEFVFSLGPEKIQGMEHLENGPSVLVDYNTQDLLIRWDSYENFHQHGDDLPADIIHTQGPLDSSLYAKIRRKDPPNSTVTTNGLTVPGRTLPTGDPALSACDNALSVSSDSGHSTASIKTDRTDEPFQQGVLANQSLSPAETKDLETLLTGLEAPMQRSGCPAVPASMTGLGLRHLVPAEVHVNGHSGVDRETDILDDEVPESNSRDSQGTPSSLGGRVTPPEFYCQRESVINGEGSLHHVPGAPELGPRARCSSSVLAHTPDLDYSHAAIFRSRSFGTAPGPDLLLEPTPRAPARGSSSRDAVQRGMNAWQQQTHSLPELPPATPSQQDVERSIEDLSMLMLDLDPAIPQLPQVPEARPPAPQSDSIPQGPFSSGSSLLQALTAPKQAYMGHTPALFHHPVDPPITRSFSVGYEFQGGPRVPGSQYSHGYAPPPLPTAPPNEEKSYSLEGLVAHRIAEYNARIQGIWESMATPKADHSHSYSLAGVQSKETLADGGTASTRRRTNSEGQRLDGHGPGRTIRSPIRCVSPEFVNAIAQNPGGRPKEGQMHSYREAFEEMEDSPISPPPSSGGEAPPLTPAFPVSPQTPYFNLCRSPPGLAKTPLSALGLKPHNPAEILLQQSGSANPLEYGEEEPRSYVESVARSATAVSGGKPAGAPSAPSYATDSLAKQITPSYAMNPPLPSGSPIPSPDGIYPFADSGLWTVPPTQPLGDPSPHHPDIAYRPTSSSYPTSGSGTATGSYVTTDYGPCLPEAGSPGMLQHSVATNTPPSPASWPRLTSQNSLTTDWLGQPANGSEPGPGGGSFPCSYGTDGQSTSSGYVTPDVPVGGTFPSLPPYMVPLGSLDMQPQLPRKRSMSSGAERPSTMPSYNGKATAPSPPSSGYSTPSTRLVHTLSDFSRLSTCEGGPENRLSVKFVQGTSRFWYKPDISREQAIDMLKDREPGTFVIRDSHSFRGAYGLAMKVVSPPPTVQQSNKGSDTANELVRHFLIETSPRGVKLKGCPNEPYFGSLSALVYQHSITPLALPCTLLIPTRGQDTSLHSNPPSSNFSVERLNMASISDNTSNLLRQGAGQRTPAESHACNVLYINSVDMESLTGPQAVAKAVSMTLEASTLSTPTIVHFKVSAQGITLTDNQRRIFFRRHYPINTITFCDVDPQDRKWKKAEGGSAKFFGFIARKQGSMTDNVSHLFAEMDSEQPASAIVSFVSKVLTGSQKR, encoded by the exons CTTGCAGGTCACCACATTTCCCTGAGACATGCCGAAACTATG AGTTCAATCAAGTCTTCCACCGAGTCAAGACTCAAGCCCTCACG GACACTGAGCCTGATCCAGGGAGAGGAGAACTATGATGTGGACCTTCTGTATATCACTGAGAGCATCATCGTGGTGGCATTCCCTGCCAGTGCTGAGGAACACAGCCACAGTGCTCACCTCAAGGAGGTGGCCACCATGTTGAGGTCCAAGCATGGGGCTCATTACCTG GTCATCAACATCAGTGAAAAGAGGCATGACCTGACTAAGCTGAACCCAAAG GTGTTAGACTTTGGCTGGCCTGACCACCACGCACCAGCCCTAGACAAGATTTGTACCATCTGCAAGGCTATGGACACGTGGCTCAAAGCAGACCCCCACAATGTAGTGGTGCTACACAACAAG GGCAACCGCGGACGGACAGGGGTCGTGGTCGCTGCCTACATGCATTACAGCAACATATCAGCTAG TGCGGATCAGGCCTTGGACAGATTCGCCATGAAGCACTTTTATGAAGACAAGGTCCTTCCTGTGGGCCAGCCGTCCCAGCAGAG GTACGTGCAATACTTCAGTGGTCTGCTGTCGGGTCAGATAAAGATCAACAACAAACCACTGTTCCTACATCATGTCATCATGCATGGGATCCCTGACTTTGAGTCCAGAGGAG GTTGCCGTCCTTTTCTGAAGATATACCAAGCTATGCAGCCCATTTATACCTCTGGCATATA CAACGTACAGGGTGACAGTCAGACCAGCATCTGCATCACCATTGAACCCGGGCTCATGCTCAAAGGAGACATTCTG CTGAAGTGCTACCACAAAGGGTTCCGAGGCCCTGCCAGAGACGTGATCTTCCGGGTCCAGTTCCACACCTGTGCCATCCATGACCTGGATGTGGTCTTCACCAAGGAAGAGCTGGATGAGTCCTGCAGAG ATGAGCGATTCCCTGACTGTGGGAGAGTGGAGTTTGTCTTCTCTCTGGGGCCAGAGAAAATCCAAG GTATGGAGCACCTGGAAAACGGACCAAGCGTCTTAGTGGACTACAACACCCAGGACCTGCTGATCCGTTGGGACTCCTACGAGAACTTCCACCAGCATGGTGACGACCTGCCAGCAG ACATCATCCACACACAAGGTCCTCTGGACAGCAGCCTCTATGCAAAGATTCGCAGAAAGGATCCACCTAACAGCACTGTAACCACAAACGGCCTGACGGTACCGGGCCGTACCCTGCCTACGGGCGACCCAGCCTTGTCTGCCTGTGACAACGCCCTCTCTGTGAGCAGCGACTCAGGGCACTCCACGGCCTCCATAAAGACTGACCGCACTGATGAGCCgttccagcagggggtgctggcAAACCAATCTCTGAGCCCAGCGGAGACAAAAGACCTGGAGACGCTTCTGACGGGCCTGGAGGCACCAATGCAACGGTCAGGCTGCCCAGCAGTGCCTGCATCTATGACGGGCCTAGGTCTGCGCCACCTGGTGCCCGCAGAAGTACATGTCAACGGTCATAGCGGCGTGGACCGGGAGACAGACATCCTAGATGATGAGGTGCCGGAGTCCAACAGCAGGGACAGCCAAGGCACCCCGTCTTCCCTGGGGGGTCGGGTCACACCCCCTGAGTTCTATTGCCAGAGGGAATCAGTGATCAATGGAGAGGGCAGCCTGCACCATGTGCCGGGGGCGCCTGAGTTAGGCCCACGGGCCCGCTGCAGCTCCTCTGTGCTGGCACACACTCCAGACTTGGACTATAGCCATGCTGCCATTTTCCGCTCCCGCTCCTTCGGAACCGCACCTGGGCCAGACCTGCTTCTAGAGCCCACCCCCAGGGCCCCTGCCCGTGGCTCCAGCAGCCGAGATGCGGTGCAGCGCGGCATGAATGCCTGGCAACAGCAGACCCACAGCCTGCCCGAGCTGccccctgccaccccctcccAGCAGGATGTGGAGCGCTCCATCGAGGACCTCAGCATGCTGATGCTGGACCTGGATCCTGCCATCCCTCAGCTACCCCAGGTCCCTGAGGCgcggccccctgcaccccagtcAGACTCCATTCCACAGGGCCCCTTTTCTTCTGGCTCTTCCCTCCTCCAAGCGTTGACGGCCCCCAAGCAGGCCTACATGGGCCATACTCCCGCACTCTTCCATCACCCAGTAGACCCCCCCATAACTCGCTCTTTTTCAGTAGGCTATGAGTTCCAGGGGGGGCCCAGAGTGCCAGGGTCCCAGTACAGTCATGGCTATGCCCCACCTCCCCTTCCCACTGCCCCCCCTAACGAAGAGAAGAGCTACAGCCTGGAGGGACTGGTGGCTCACCGCATAGCTG AGTACAATGCTCGTATCCAGGGCATCTGGGAGAGCATGGCCACCCCCAAAGCAGACCACAGTCACTCCTATTCCCTTGCTG GTGTTCAAAGCAAGGAGACACTGGCTGATGGAGGCACTGCCTCCACGCGACGCCGGACAAACAGCGAGGGCCAGCGTCTGGATGGCCATGGCCCAGGCCGCACGATCCGTTCACCCATCCGCTGTGTTTCCCCAGAATTTGTTAACGCCATCGCTCAGAACCCAGGTGGACGGCCCAAGGAG GGACAGATGCATAGCTACCGGGAAGCCTTTGAGGAAATGGAGGACAGTCCCATCAGTCCTCCGCCCAGCTCCGGTGGTGAGGCCCCGCCCCTGACCCCAGCCTTCCCCGTCTCTCCACAAACCCCTTACTTCAATCTGT GCCGCTCTCCTCCAGGCCTGGCCAAGACACCTCTCTCTGCCCTGGGCCTGAAGCCCCACAACCCCGCTGAGATCCTGCTGCAGCAGAGTGGCTCAG CTAACCCACTAGAGTATGGAGAGGAAG AGCCACGCAGCTACGTGGAGTCTGTAGCTCGCAGTGCCACcgctgtcagtggggggaagcCAGCAGGggccccctcagcccccagttatGCCACCGACAGCCTTGCAAAGCAAATCACCCCCTCCTATGCCATGAACCCCCCTCTACCTTCCGGTAGCCCCATTCCAAGTCCTGATGG GATTTACCCCTTTGCTGACAGTGGCCTGTGGACTGTGCCTCCTACTCAGCCCCTAGGGGATCCTAGCCCCCACCACCCAGACATCGCCTACCGCCCCACCTCTTCTTCATACCCGACCTCTGGCTCAGGCACCGCCACAGGCAGCTATGTTACTACTGACTATGGGCCCTGCCTGCCGGAGGCTGGGAGCCCCGGAATGCTCCAGCACTCAGTGGCTACAAACACGCCCCCCAGCCCTGCCTCTTGGCCCAGGCTGACCAGTCAGAACAGCCTGACCACCGATTGGCTTGGGCAGCCAGCCAATGGCAGTGAGCCTGGGCCTGGAGGCGGTTCCTTCCCATGTAGCTACGGCACAGATGGGCAGTCCACATCCAGTGGCTATGTCACTCCCGATgtgcctgtagggggcacctTCCCTAGTCTGCCCCCATACATGGTGCCCTTGGGTAGCTTGGACATGCAGCCGCAACTCCCGCGCAAGCGAAGCATGTCCAGCGGGGCCGAGAGACCCTCGACTATGCCCTCCTACAATGGCAAAGCGACGGCCCCCTCACCCCCATCCAGCGGTTACAGCACACCCAGCACCAGGCTCGTCCACACCTTATCTGACTTCTCCAGGCTTTCCACGTGCG AAGGAGGTCCAGAGAACCGTCTCAGTGTGAAGTTTGTGCAGGGCACCTCCCGGTTCTGGTACAAGCCTGACATCTCCCGAGAGCAAG CCATCGACATGCTAAAAGACCGCGAACCCGGCACCTTCGTCATCCGCGATAGCCACTCCTTCCGGGGCGCTTATGGCTTGGCAATGAAGGTGGTCTCGCCCCCACCAACTGTGCAACAGAGTAACAAAG GTAGTGACACAGCCAACGAGCTGGTGCGGCACTTCCTAATCGAGACAAGCCCCAGGGGAGTGAAGCTGAAGGGCTGCCCCAACGAGCCCTACTTTG GGTCTCTGTCCGCCTTGGTGTACCAGCACTCCATCACCCCACTGGCCCTACCCTGCACCCTGCTCATCCCAACTCGAGGTCAGGATACCAGTCTGCATTCTAACCCACCATCCAGCA ATTTTTCTGTGGAGCGGTTGAACATGGCCTCTATTAGTGACAACACTTCAAATCTACTGAGGCAGGGTGCAG GGCAGAGGACCCCAGCTGAATCCCACG CATGTAACGTTCTGTACATAAACTCCGTGGACATGGAGTCTTTGACGGGCCCCCAGGCCGTGGCCAAGGCCGTGTCCATGACCCTGGAGGCCAGCACGCTGTCCACCCCCACCATCGTCCACTTCAAGGTGTCCGCACAAGGTATCACCCTCACTGACAACCAGAGGAG AATATTCTTCCGACGGCACTATCCCATCAACACCATCACCTTCTGCGACGTCGACCCCCAggacaggaa GTGGAAGAAGGCAGAGGGTGGCTCTGCAAA ATTCTTCGGGTTCATAGCCCGGAAGCAGGGCAGCATGACAGACAATGTGAGTCACCTGTTTGCGGAAATGGACTCTGAACAGCCAGCCTCGGCCATCGTCAGCTTCGTCTCCAAGGTCCTGACCGGTTCGCAGAAGCGCTAA
- the LOC125734633 gene encoding tensin-like isoform X11 has translation MPSASFGLPAALAGRARTWVCLSCMFWPEEFDSVHSHTFRAKTFKRSKQCGMCKQTLFGDGLVCRVCRLTCHKRCEVKVNAPCVPTANYELLAGHHISLRHAETMSSIKSSTESRLKPSRTLSLIQGEENYDVDLLYITESIIVVAFPASAEEHSHSAHLKEVATMLRSKHGAHYLVINISEKRHDLTKLNPKVLDFGWPDHHAPALDKICTICKAMDTWLKADPHNVVVLHNKGNRGRTGVVVAAYMHYSNISASADQALDRFAMKHFYEDKVLPVGQPSQQRYVQYFSGLLSGQIKINNKPLFLHHVIMHGIPDFESRGGCRPFLKIYQAMQPIYTSGIYNVQGDSQTSICITIEPGLMLKGDILLKCYHKGFRGPARDVIFRVQFHTCAIHDLDVVFTKEELDESCRDERFPDCGRVEFVFSLGPEKIQGMEHLENGPSVLVDYNTQDLLIRWDSYENFHQHGDDLPADIIHTQGPLDSSLYAKIRRKDPPNSTVTTNGLTVPGRTLPTGDPALSACDNALSVSSDSGHSTASIKTDRTDEPFQQGVLANQSLSPAETKDLETLLTGLEAPMQRSGCPAVPASMTGLGLRHLVPAEVHVNGHSGVDRETDILDDEVPESNSRDSQGTPSSLGGRVTPPEFYCQRESVINGEGSLHHVPGAPELGPRARCSSSVLAHTPDLDYSHAAIFRSRSFGTAPGPDLLLEPTPRAPARGSSSRDAVQRGMNAWQQQTHSLPELPPATPSQQDVERSIEDLSMLMLDLDPAIPQLPQVPEARPPAPQSDSIPQGPFSSGSSLLQALTAPKQAYMGHTPALFHHPVDPPITRSFSVGYEFQGGPRVPGSQYSHGYAPPPLPTAPPNEEKSYSLEGLVAHRIAEYNARIQGIWESMATPKADHSHSYSLAGVSWPTQDNRYLNGRDRNGCKGVQSKETLADGGTASTRRRTNSEGQRLDGHGPGRTIRSPIRCVSPEFVNAIAQNPGGRPKEGQMHSYREAFEEMEDSPISPPPSSGGRSPPGLAKTPLSALGLKPHNPAEILLQQSGSEPRSYVESVARSATAVSGGKPAGAPSAPSYATDSLAKQITPSYAMNPPLPSGSPIPSPDGIYPFADSGLWTVPPTQPLGDPSPHHPDIAYRPTSSSYPTSGSGTATGSYVTTDYGPCLPEAGSPGMLQHSVATNTPPSPASWPRLTSQNSLTTDWLGQPANGSEPGPGGGSFPCSYGTDGQSTSSGYVTPDVPVGGTFPSLPPYMVPLGSLDMQPQLPRKRSMSSGAERPSTMPSYNGKATAPSPPSSGYSTPSTRLVHTLSDFSRLSTCEGGPENRLSVKFVQGTSRFWYKPDISREQAIDMLKDREPGTFVIRDSHSFRGAYGLAMKVVSPPPTVQQSNKGSDTANELVRHFLIETSPRGVKLKGCPNEPYFGSLSALVYQHSITPLALPCTLLIPTRGQDTSLHSNPPSSNFSVERLNMASISDNTSNLLRQGAGQRTPAESHACNVLYINSVDMESLTGPQAVAKAVSMTLEASTLSTPTIVHFKVSAQGITLTDNQRRIFFRRHYPINTITFCDVDPQDRKWKKAEGGSAKFFGFIARKQGSMTDNVSHLFAEMDSEQPASAIVSFVSKVLTGSQKR, from the exons CTTGCAGGTCACCACATTTCCCTGAGACATGCCGAAACTATG AGTTCAATCAAGTCTTCCACCGAGTCAAGACTCAAGCCCTCACG GACACTGAGCCTGATCCAGGGAGAGGAGAACTATGATGTGGACCTTCTGTATATCACTGAGAGCATCATCGTGGTGGCATTCCCTGCCAGTGCTGAGGAACACAGCCACAGTGCTCACCTCAAGGAGGTGGCCACCATGTTGAGGTCCAAGCATGGGGCTCATTACCTG GTCATCAACATCAGTGAAAAGAGGCATGACCTGACTAAGCTGAACCCAAAG GTGTTAGACTTTGGCTGGCCTGACCACCACGCACCAGCCCTAGACAAGATTTGTACCATCTGCAAGGCTATGGACACGTGGCTCAAAGCAGACCCCCACAATGTAGTGGTGCTACACAACAAG GGCAACCGCGGACGGACAGGGGTCGTGGTCGCTGCCTACATGCATTACAGCAACATATCAGCTAG TGCGGATCAGGCCTTGGACAGATTCGCCATGAAGCACTTTTATGAAGACAAGGTCCTTCCTGTGGGCCAGCCGTCCCAGCAGAG GTACGTGCAATACTTCAGTGGTCTGCTGTCGGGTCAGATAAAGATCAACAACAAACCACTGTTCCTACATCATGTCATCATGCATGGGATCCCTGACTTTGAGTCCAGAGGAG GTTGCCGTCCTTTTCTGAAGATATACCAAGCTATGCAGCCCATTTATACCTCTGGCATATA CAACGTACAGGGTGACAGTCAGACCAGCATCTGCATCACCATTGAACCCGGGCTCATGCTCAAAGGAGACATTCTG CTGAAGTGCTACCACAAAGGGTTCCGAGGCCCTGCCAGAGACGTGATCTTCCGGGTCCAGTTCCACACCTGTGCCATCCATGACCTGGATGTGGTCTTCACCAAGGAAGAGCTGGATGAGTCCTGCAGAG ATGAGCGATTCCCTGACTGTGGGAGAGTGGAGTTTGTCTTCTCTCTGGGGCCAGAGAAAATCCAAG GTATGGAGCACCTGGAAAACGGACCAAGCGTCTTAGTGGACTACAACACCCAGGACCTGCTGATCCGTTGGGACTCCTACGAGAACTTCCACCAGCATGGTGACGACCTGCCAGCAG ACATCATCCACACACAAGGTCCTCTGGACAGCAGCCTCTATGCAAAGATTCGCAGAAAGGATCCACCTAACAGCACTGTAACCACAAACGGCCTGACGGTACCGGGCCGTACCCTGCCTACGGGCGACCCAGCCTTGTCTGCCTGTGACAACGCCCTCTCTGTGAGCAGCGACTCAGGGCACTCCACGGCCTCCATAAAGACTGACCGCACTGATGAGCCgttccagcagggggtgctggcAAACCAATCTCTGAGCCCAGCGGAGACAAAAGACCTGGAGACGCTTCTGACGGGCCTGGAGGCACCAATGCAACGGTCAGGCTGCCCAGCAGTGCCTGCATCTATGACGGGCCTAGGTCTGCGCCACCTGGTGCCCGCAGAAGTACATGTCAACGGTCATAGCGGCGTGGACCGGGAGACAGACATCCTAGATGATGAGGTGCCGGAGTCCAACAGCAGGGACAGCCAAGGCACCCCGTCTTCCCTGGGGGGTCGGGTCACACCCCCTGAGTTCTATTGCCAGAGGGAATCAGTGATCAATGGAGAGGGCAGCCTGCACCATGTGCCGGGGGCGCCTGAGTTAGGCCCACGGGCCCGCTGCAGCTCCTCTGTGCTGGCACACACTCCAGACTTGGACTATAGCCATGCTGCCATTTTCCGCTCCCGCTCCTTCGGAACCGCACCTGGGCCAGACCTGCTTCTAGAGCCCACCCCCAGGGCCCCTGCCCGTGGCTCCAGCAGCCGAGATGCGGTGCAGCGCGGCATGAATGCCTGGCAACAGCAGACCCACAGCCTGCCCGAGCTGccccctgccaccccctcccAGCAGGATGTGGAGCGCTCCATCGAGGACCTCAGCATGCTGATGCTGGACCTGGATCCTGCCATCCCTCAGCTACCCCAGGTCCCTGAGGCgcggccccctgcaccccagtcAGACTCCATTCCACAGGGCCCCTTTTCTTCTGGCTCTTCCCTCCTCCAAGCGTTGACGGCCCCCAAGCAGGCCTACATGGGCCATACTCCCGCACTCTTCCATCACCCAGTAGACCCCCCCATAACTCGCTCTTTTTCAGTAGGCTATGAGTTCCAGGGGGGGCCCAGAGTGCCAGGGTCCCAGTACAGTCATGGCTATGCCCCACCTCCCCTTCCCACTGCCCCCCCTAACGAAGAGAAGAGCTACAGCCTGGAGGGACTGGTGGCTCACCGCATAGCTG AGTACAATGCTCGTATCCAGGGCATCTGGGAGAGCATGGCCACCCCCAAAGCAGACCACAGTCACTCCTATTCCCTTGCTG gtgttagTTGGCCCACCCAAGATAACAGGTATCTTAACGGACGTGACAGGAATGGCTGTAAAG GTGTTCAAAGCAAGGAGACACTGGCTGATGGAGGCACTGCCTCCACGCGACGCCGGACAAACAGCGAGGGCCAGCGTCTGGATGGCCATGGCCCAGGCCGCACGATCCGTTCACCCATCCGCTGTGTTTCCCCAGAATTTGTTAACGCCATCGCTCAGAACCCAGGTGGACGGCCCAAGGAG GGACAGATGCATAGCTACCGGGAAGCCTTTGAGGAAATGGAGGACAGTCCCATCAGTCCTCCGCCCAGCTCCGGTG GCCGCTCTCCTCCAGGCCTGGCCAAGACACCTCTCTCTGCCCTGGGCCTGAAGCCCCACAACCCCGCTGAGATCCTGCTGCAGCAGAGTGGCTCAG AGCCACGCAGCTACGTGGAGTCTGTAGCTCGCAGTGCCACcgctgtcagtggggggaagcCAGCAGGggccccctcagcccccagttatGCCACCGACAGCCTTGCAAAGCAAATCACCCCCTCCTATGCCATGAACCCCCCTCTACCTTCCGGTAGCCCCATTCCAAGTCCTGATGG GATTTACCCCTTTGCTGACAGTGGCCTGTGGACTGTGCCTCCTACTCAGCCCCTAGGGGATCCTAGCCCCCACCACCCAGACATCGCCTACCGCCCCACCTCTTCTTCATACCCGACCTCTGGCTCAGGCACCGCCACAGGCAGCTATGTTACTACTGACTATGGGCCCTGCCTGCCGGAGGCTGGGAGCCCCGGAATGCTCCAGCACTCAGTGGCTACAAACACGCCCCCCAGCCCTGCCTCTTGGCCCAGGCTGACCAGTCAGAACAGCCTGACCACCGATTGGCTTGGGCAGCCAGCCAATGGCAGTGAGCCTGGGCCTGGAGGCGGTTCCTTCCCATGTAGCTACGGCACAGATGGGCAGTCCACATCCAGTGGCTATGTCACTCCCGATgtgcctgtagggggcacctTCCCTAGTCTGCCCCCATACATGGTGCCCTTGGGTAGCTTGGACATGCAGCCGCAACTCCCGCGCAAGCGAAGCATGTCCAGCGGGGCCGAGAGACCCTCGACTATGCCCTCCTACAATGGCAAAGCGACGGCCCCCTCACCCCCATCCAGCGGTTACAGCACACCCAGCACCAGGCTCGTCCACACCTTATCTGACTTCTCCAGGCTTTCCACGTGCG AAGGAGGTCCAGAGAACCGTCTCAGTGTGAAGTTTGTGCAGGGCACCTCCCGGTTCTGGTACAAGCCTGACATCTCCCGAGAGCAAG CCATCGACATGCTAAAAGACCGCGAACCCGGCACCTTCGTCATCCGCGATAGCCACTCCTTCCGGGGCGCTTATGGCTTGGCAATGAAGGTGGTCTCGCCCCCACCAACTGTGCAACAGAGTAACAAAG GTAGTGACACAGCCAACGAGCTGGTGCGGCACTTCCTAATCGAGACAAGCCCCAGGGGAGTGAAGCTGAAGGGCTGCCCCAACGAGCCCTACTTTG GGTCTCTGTCCGCCTTGGTGTACCAGCACTCCATCACCCCACTGGCCCTACCCTGCACCCTGCTCATCCCAACTCGAGGTCAGGATACCAGTCTGCATTCTAACCCACCATCCAGCA ATTTTTCTGTGGAGCGGTTGAACATGGCCTCTATTAGTGACAACACTTCAAATCTACTGAGGCAGGGTGCAG GGCAGAGGACCCCAGCTGAATCCCACG CATGTAACGTTCTGTACATAAACTCCGTGGACATGGAGTCTTTGACGGGCCCCCAGGCCGTGGCCAAGGCCGTGTCCATGACCCTGGAGGCCAGCACGCTGTCCACCCCCACCATCGTCCACTTCAAGGTGTCCGCACAAGGTATCACCCTCACTGACAACCAGAGGAG AATATTCTTCCGACGGCACTATCCCATCAACACCATCACCTTCTGCGACGTCGACCCCCAggacaggaa GTGGAAGAAGGCAGAGGGTGGCTCTGCAAA ATTCTTCGGGTTCATAGCCCGGAAGCAGGGCAGCATGACAGACAATGTGAGTCACCTGTTTGCGGAAATGGACTCTGAACAGCCAGCCTCGGCCATCGTCAGCTTCGTCTCCAAGGTCCTGACCGGTTCGCAGAAGCGCTAA